GTCTACAAGAAGGCGGTTAACTTTGAGCTTCTCCGGCAGATGCTATCCGGTGATGTGCTGGAGGGCGACGAGGCCTATGAGTTTACATGGGTTGGTAAGAAAGCGGCCATAGTCGAAGCCAATAAGCCCATCCGCAAGACTCTGCGTCCGTGCCCAGAGGAGAGTGTAAATTGGGACTCCACAGAGAATTTGTATATCGAAGGTGACAATCTCGAAGTCCTCAAGCTCATACAGGAGAGCTATATGGGGAAAGTGAAACTAATCTTTATTGATCCGCCATACAATACGGGCAGCGATTTCATCTATGCAGATGACTTTGCAGTTGGCTCAGCGGAGTACAGTGATGAAATTGGTGAGGTGGATGCAGACGGGAATAGACTTTTTAAGAATACAGATTCCAATGGGAGGTTCCATTCTGATTGGTGCTCGATGATGTATTCAAGGCTCATGCTCGCCAGAAATCTCCTTACAGACGACGGAAGCATTTTTATAAGTATTGATTTTAATGAAGTCGAAAACCTGAAGAAGATAATGGATGAGGTTTTTGGAGCAGAGAATTTTCAACGAGAAATTGTCTGGAGAATAGGGTGGCTCTCAGGTTATAAAACAATGGCTCCGAATTTCATCCGAAATCATGACACTATTCTGTTTTATTCGAAGAACTCAAGTAAAATTGAGTTCATAAAGAAATATATTGAGAATAAGGATTTCAAGCCTTTGCTTAAGAAAGATGCAAAGGTGACGGCAAAGCTGAAAAGCCTCGGTTTAAGCGACGAACAGCAGAAGGAACTTCTGGAATTTATTAATCATGGAAATCGACCAGAAAGATATCCGATAGAGGATACATGGAATTCGAATGAGTATGATGATTTGAACAGCATTGCAATCGTCTCTTTTTCAGGAGAGAAAATCTCGAAAATTCTCGATGTTGATCAGGATTTTAAAGGACAGAAGTCAGTGAAAATGCTGATGAGAATTATTGAGGCAACGACAAAAGAAGATGACATCGTGATGGATTTCTTTTCCGGAACCGGATCAACGGCTCACGCTGTCATGCAGATGAATGCTGAAGATGGTTGTCATAGGAAGTATATTATGGTGCAGCTTCCTGAACCGTGCGAAGATGGCGGCGCTGCTAAAGAAGCCGGATATGAGAATATCTGCGAGATTGGAAAGGAGCGAATTCGCAGGATTGGGCAGCGCATCAATGAATCTGCACCGTTGTTCGATTTGGATACTGGATTCAGAGTGTTCAAGGTTGCAGAAAGTAATATGAATGATGTTTATTATTCTGCTGGGGAATACAATCAGGGAATGCTTTCGATGTTGGAGTCCAATGTGAAATCGGATCGTTCTGACCTCGATCTGCTATTTGGTTGCCTGCTTGAATGGGGATTGCCGCTCTCGATGCCGTACACGTCAGAGCAGATTGAAGGCTGCACAGTTCACACATACAACGATGGCGATCTGATTGCCTGCTTTGATGAGAACATTCCGGATTCTGTTATTAAAACTATCGCCAAGCGTCAGCCGCTCCGCGCAGTTTTTCGCGATAGCAGCTTCGATGGAAGCCCGGCAAAGATCAACGTAGGGGAGATTTTCAAAATGTTGGCACCGGATACGAGGATCAAGGTGATTTAAACGAGGAGGTGCCTATGATGTGGGTGATACGTGCCGGACAGAACTCCGGATTCTATGACAAATATTTGAGAACGAGCCGTGTTTATATTCCTTGGGACGGGTATAAGTTCGACTTGTCATCAATCAAAGAGCGAGCCGATTTTAGAGCCGTTGTTGAAAAAGAAAAAAAGATGGATAACCGGACTTCAGTCTCTAATTGGGCGGGGCAGCTCTTTACCTTTACACAGGAAATACAAACGGGCGACTATGTGCTGATTCCATCAAAAGGAAGCAGAAACTACTGCCTTGCCAAGATTACGGGCGCGTACAGCTTTGATGAAAAAGAGCCGGATAAACTGTATCATTCACGTCCAATAGAGATTTTACTGAAGGATATACCAAGAGACATTTTTTCACAGTCAGTTATCTATTCTCTGGGTGCTTTCAGAACGATTTTTAGGGCAAAGCATGAGGATGAAATTATGAATACTATAAAGAAATGGAAGGAGGCGCACAGATGAGAA
This sequence is a window from Dehalococcoides mccartyi 195. Protein-coding genes within it:
- a CDS encoding site-specific DNA-methyltransferase, translated to MDKMRMESVDMTEKNIDRIAALFPNCITETVDEERSTPDKKVYKKAVNFELLRQMLSGDVLEGDEAYEFTWVGKKAAIVEANKPIRKTLRPCPEESVNWDSTENLYIEGDNLEVLKLIQESYMGKVKLIFIDPPYNTGSDFIYADDFAVGSAEYSDEIGEVDADGNRLFKNTDSNGRFHSDWCSMMYSRLMLARNLLTDDGSIFISIDFNEVENLKKIMDEVFGAENFQREIVWRIGWLSGYKTMAPNFIRNHDTILFYSKNSSKIEFIKKYIENKDFKPLLKKDAKVTAKLKSLGLSDEQQKELLEFINHGNRPERYPIEDTWNSNEYDDLNSIAIVSFSGEKISKILDVDQDFKGQKSVKMLMRIIEATTKEDDIVMDFFSGTGSTAHAVMQMNAEDGCHRKYIMVQLPEPCEDGGAAKEAGYENICEIGKERIRRIGQRINESAPLFDLDTGFRVFKVAESNMNDVYYSAGEYNQGMLSMLESNVKSDRSDLDLLFGCLLEWGLPLSMPYTSEQIEGCTVHTYNDGDLIACFDENIPDSVIKTIAKRQPLRAVFRDSSFDGSPAKINVGEIFKMLAPDTRIKVI
- a CDS encoding restriction endonuclease is translated as MMWVIRAGQNSGFYDKYLRTSRVYIPWDGYKFDLSSIKERADFRAVVEKEKKMDNRTSVSNWAGQLFTFTQEIQTGDYVLIPSKGSRNYCLAKITGAYSFDEKEPDKLYHSRPIEILLKDIPRDIFSQSVIYSLGAFRTIFRAKHEDEIMNTIKKWKEAHR